A portion of the Clostridium gelidum genome contains these proteins:
- a CDS encoding NAD(P)/FAD-dependent oxidoreductase: protein MYDVAIIGAGVVGSSIFRELTKYNLKVVVLEKERDVSMGSSKANSAIVHAGYDPKEGTLAAKYNVLGNEMFEGLCKELSVPFKRNGSLIIAFDEEDLNTVKALYENGTKLGVKNLKVLSKDEVLKLEPNLNEEIKGALYAPTGGIVGPFEYTIALVENGVLNGGEILLKKEVVSIEKNESFKIATSDGRVVEAKFVINAAGLYADKIHNLICTESFKILPRSGEYYVMDKNQGKVVSHTIFQCPSKLGKGVLVTPTVHGNLLVGPDARDIEDKEDLGTLANGLDAIREASMRTTKKINFREGIRNFAGLRAVSDTDDFIIEENDEIKGFIDVAGMKSPGLSSAPAIALGVVDILHKAGCILEKKENFIAKREQIHFMELQAKEKAEVIKKNPQYGRMVCRCESITEGEIVDAIKRSFEVLSLDGVKRRCRPGMGRCQGGFCGPKVQEIIAREYNVPLESVVLEKDNSYILTGKSK, encoded by the coding sequence ATGTATGATGTAGCAATAATTGGAGCAGGTGTGGTTGGAAGTTCTATTTTTAGAGAACTAACAAAGTACAATTTGAAAGTAGTTGTTTTAGAGAAAGAAAGAGATGTATCAATGGGGTCTAGTAAAGCTAATTCAGCAATAGTTCATGCTGGGTATGATCCTAAAGAAGGTACACTTGCGGCGAAGTACAATGTGCTCGGAAATGAAATGTTTGAAGGGTTATGTAAAGAATTAAGTGTTCCTTTCAAAAGAAATGGATCATTAATCATAGCTTTTGATGAAGAGGATTTGAATACAGTAAAAGCTCTTTATGAAAATGGGACTAAGCTTGGAGTAAAGAATTTAAAGGTTTTAAGTAAAGACGAGGTTTTAAAATTGGAACCAAATCTTAATGAAGAAATTAAAGGAGCGTTATATGCACCAACTGGTGGTATAGTTGGACCATTTGAATATACAATTGCTTTAGTTGAAAATGGAGTATTAAATGGTGGAGAAATTCTATTAAAAAAAGAAGTTGTTTCAATTGAAAAAAATGAAAGTTTCAAAATTGCAACTAGTGATGGACGAGTTGTAGAAGCTAAATTTGTTATAAATGCAGCTGGACTTTATGCAGATAAGATCCATAATTTAATTTGCACAGAAAGTTTTAAGATACTTCCAAGAAGTGGTGAGTATTATGTAATGGATAAAAATCAAGGGAAAGTGGTTAGCCATACAATATTCCAATGTCCATCCAAGCTTGGGAAAGGGGTTTTAGTTACTCCAACAGTTCATGGGAATTTACTTGTAGGACCTGATGCTAGAGATATAGAAGACAAAGAGGATTTAGGAACTTTAGCAAATGGATTAGATGCAATACGAGAAGCTTCAATGCGTACAACTAAGAAGATTAATTTTAGAGAAGGTATAAGAAATTTTGCTGGTCTTCGCGCTGTTTCAGATACAGATGACTTTATAATAGAAGAAAATGATGAAATTAAAGGATTTATTGATGTAGCAGGAATGAAATCACCAGGATTATCTTCAGCACCAGCTATAGCATTGGGAGTAGTAGATATATTACATAAAGCAGGATGTATATTAGAAAAGAAAGAAAATTTCATAGCAAAGAGAGAACAAATTCATTTTATGGAGTTACAGGCAAAAGAAAAGGCTGAAGTTATAAAGAAAAATCCTCAGTATGGAAGAATGGTATGCAGATGTGAAAGCATAACAGAAGGTGAAATTGTAGATGCAATAAAAAGAAGCTTTGAAGTTCTTTCATTAGATGGTGTTAAGAGAAGATGTAGACCAGGAATGGGCAGATGCCAAGGTGGCTTCTGTGGACCAAAAGTTCAGGAGATAATTGCAAGGGAATATAATGTTCCACTTGAAAGTGTTGTCTTAGAAAAAGATAATTCTTATATTCTAACAGGTAAATCGAAGTAG
- the glpK gene encoding glycerol kinase GlpK translates to MKKYIIALDQGTTSSRAIIFDKEQNILDVSQKEFTQIYPNAGWVEHNPLEIWASQYGVLQEVMAKTNITQEEIAAIGITNQRETTIVWDRNTGEPVYNAIVWQCRRTAAIVEELKKDIKFNDYVRENTGLLLDAYFSGTKIKWILDNVEGARERAEKGELVFGTVDTWLVWKLTNGKVHVTDYTNASRTMLYNIKELKWDERILEKLNIPKSMLPEVKNSSEVYGYTNLGGTGGVRVPIAGMAGDQQCALFGQTCFEAGSVKNTYGTGCFLLMNTGEKMIQSKNGLLTTIAIGIDNKVQYALEGSVFVGGAVIQWIRDELKLVTDAADTEYFASKVKDNGGVYVVPAFTGLGAPYWDMYARGAIFGLTRGANSNHIIRAALESIAYQSKDLIDAMQEDSGCKLKSIRVDGGASRNNLLMQFQADITGTEVIRPIITETTALGAAYLAGLAVGFWESKEEIAKAWSVSQAYTPNLDEAKKEKLYKGWKKAVERAKGWEEE, encoded by the coding sequence ATGAAAAAATATATAATAGCTTTAGATCAAGGAACAACAAGTTCAAGGGCAATAATTTTTGATAAGGAACAAAACATATTAGATGTAAGTCAAAAGGAATTTACTCAAATTTATCCTAATGCAGGATGGGTTGAACATAATCCGTTAGAAATATGGGCAAGCCAATATGGAGTTTTGCAAGAAGTAATGGCAAAAACTAATATAACTCAAGAAGAAATAGCAGCTATAGGTATTACTAACCAAAGAGAAACAACAATAGTTTGGGATAGAAATACTGGAGAACCTGTATATAATGCCATAGTATGGCAATGCAGAAGAACAGCAGCTATAGTAGAAGAACTTAAAAAAGATATAAAATTTAACGATTACGTAAGAGAGAATACAGGCTTACTATTGGATGCATATTTTTCAGGAACTAAAATAAAATGGATTTTAGATAATGTTGAAGGTGCACGTGAAAGAGCAGAAAAAGGTGAATTAGTATTTGGTACAGTAGATACCTGGTTAGTATGGAAACTTACAAATGGTAAGGTACATGTAACTGATTATACAAATGCATCTAGAACAATGCTTTATAATATAAAAGAATTAAAATGGGATGAAAGAATACTAGAAAAACTTAATATTCCAAAGTCAATGTTACCAGAAGTGAAAAATTCATCTGAAGTTTATGGATATACCAATCTTGGTGGTACAGGTGGCGTTAGAGTTCCAATAGCAGGTATGGCAGGAGATCAACAATGTGCATTATTTGGACAAACTTGCTTTGAAGCTGGTAGTGTAAAAAATACTTATGGAACAGGCTGTTTCTTACTTATGAATACAGGAGAAAAAATGATTCAAAGTAAAAATGGATTATTAACAACTATTGCAATTGGAATAGACAATAAAGTTCAATATGCATTAGAAGGTTCAGTATTTGTTGGTGGTGCTGTTATTCAATGGATTAGAGATGAACTTAAATTAGTTACTGATGCAGCGGATACAGAGTATTTTGCGAGTAAGGTAAAGGATAATGGTGGCGTATATGTTGTTCCTGCATTTACTGGACTTGGTGCTCCATACTGGGATATGTATGCGAGAGGAGCTATCTTCGGTTTAACAAGAGGTGCTAATAGTAATCATATAATTAGAGCAGCACTTGAATCTATTGCATATCAATCAAAAGATCTTATAGATGCAATGCAAGAAGATTCAGGTTGTAAACTTAAAAGTATTAGAGTTGATGGTGGAGCTAGTAGAAATAATCTATTAATGCAATTCCAAGCAGACATTACAGGAACAGAAGTTATAAGACCTATAATAACTGAAACAACAGCTCTTGGTGCTGCATATTTAGCGGGACTAGCTGTAGGCTTCTGGGAGTCAAAAGAAGAGATTGCTAAGGCGTGGTCTGTAAGCCAAGCTTATACACCAAATTTAGATGAAGCTAAGAAGGAAAAATTATATAAAGGTTGGAAAAAAGCAGTAGAAAGAGCAAAAGGTTGGGAAGAGGAGTAA
- a CDS encoding glycerol-3-phosphate responsive antiterminator: protein MNIKELLEENPIIAAVKNEEQLELAVNSSAQIIFVLFGDVMNIKKTSEIIASNNKMGIIHIDLVEGFTNKEVVIRFIKEETRFDGIISTKPQVVKLAKKYNLVAVQRVFIFDTLSLNTVKNHMISECDAIEVLPGIIPKVLGIISKYSNKPVVAGGLIETKEEVMQALSSGATCISTTKKEIWDM from the coding sequence ATGAATATTAAAGAGTTATTAGAAGAAAATCCAATTATAGCCGCAGTAAAGAATGAAGAACAATTAGAACTAGCAGTAAATTCATCTGCACAAATAATATTTGTTTTATTTGGAGATGTGATGAATATCAAAAAAACAAGTGAAATTATTGCATCTAACAATAAAATGGGAATAATTCATATAGACTTAGTTGAAGGTTTCACAAACAAGGAAGTGGTTATAAGATTTATAAAAGAAGAAACTAGATTTGATGGTATAATTAGTACAAAACCTCAAGTTGTCAAACTTGCTAAAAAATATAATTTAGTAGCAGTTCAAAGAGTTTTTATTTTTGACACACTTTCATTAAATACTGTTAAAAACCACATGATATCAGAATGCGATGCAATAGAAGTGTTACCGGGGATAATTCCAAAGGTACTTGGAATAATTTCAAAGTATTCCAATAAACCAGTAGTTGCTGGGGGACTTATTGAAACGAAGGAAGAGGTAATGCAAGCATTGAGTTCAGGGGCAACATGTATATCTACAACTAAAAAAGAAATTTGGGATATGTAG
- a CDS encoding MIP/aquaporin family protein → MTIFFAELVGTLILILLGDGVVANVVLKNSKGNGSGWIVITTGWALAVAIPALIFGSYSGAHFNPALTIALAVIGKVAWSQVPIYFAGQFLGAFLGAVLVFIFNYDQFKSTDNKGDKLAVFCTGPAVRNTTINFICEVIGTFVLVFGILGMGAQNLTNGMGTLFVGLLIWAIGLSLGGTTGYAINPARDLAPRIAHAILPIPNKGDSDWGYAWIPVIAPIIGAVLGAVCFTMFS, encoded by the coding sequence ATGACAATATTTTTTGCAGAACTAGTTGGTACTTTAATACTTATTCTTTTAGGTGATGGTGTTGTTGCGAACGTTGTCTTGAAGAATTCAAAGGGGAACGGATCAGGATGGATTGTAATCACAACGGGATGGGCTTTGGCAGTAGCAATTCCAGCTCTCATTTTTGGAAGTTATAGTGGAGCTCATTTTAATCCAGCATTAACAATTGCACTTGCAGTTATAGGAAAGGTAGCTTGGAGTCAAGTTCCAATATATTTCGCAGGACAATTTTTAGGAGCATTTCTAGGAGCAGTTTTAGTATTCATTTTCAATTATGATCAATTTAAATCTACTGATAATAAAGGGGACAAGCTTGCAGTATTTTGCACAGGTCCAGCTGTAAGAAATACAACAATTAACTTTATATGTGAGGTTATAGGAACATTTGTATTGGTCTTTGGAATTTTAGGAATGGGAGCTCAGAATTTAACTAATGGAATGGGTACATTATTTGTAGGGTTATTAATTTGGGCAATTGGTTTAAGTTTAGGTGGAACAACAGGATATGCAATTAATCCAGCTAGAGATTTAGCTCCAAGAATTGCACATGCAATATTGCCTATACCAAATAAGGGAGATTCAGATTGGGGATATGCATGGATTCCAGTTATTGCACCAATCATAGGAGCTGTTTTAGGGGCAGTATGTTTCACAATGTTTTCATAG
- a CDS encoding homoserine dehydrogenase has protein sequence MKKVKIALLGLGNVGRGVWMILNSNKEEIMKRCGYEVEVAKVLVRDRNKPRGVEIPDELITTDFNDILNDDTIKIVVEVMGGIEPARDYMIKCMDKKKHIVTANKMLLATGGDELFEKADEKGIMFNYEASVAGGIPIIKGIDESLTANKIETLYGIVNGTTNYILGKMELEDADFSDALKEAQEKGYAEADPTSDIEGFDAQYKLAILASLAFGSKIDVKNVYREGITKIEAVDMKYAKEFKMGIKLLAIAKEINGKIELRVHPTMIPKKHPLANVYDSYNAVFIKGNAVGDVMFYGRGAGDLPTGSAVVSDIVSIVRSNVDTENPNPVVKNNLWKREILDMGDVESKFYIRATVLDESGVLGEITAILGRHNVSIRSVIQKGDEEEGQVTIVLVTHRTNEAQVNSAIKEITNLKSVDKIDNIIRIEDFK, from the coding sequence ATGAAAAAAGTAAAAATAGCACTACTAGGATTGGGGAATGTTGGTCGTGGTGTTTGGATGATTTTAAATTCCAATAAAGAAGAAATTATGAAGAGATGCGGATATGAAGTAGAAGTGGCAAAGGTTCTTGTAAGAGATAGGAATAAGCCAAGAGGTGTAGAAATTCCAGATGAACTTATAACTACAGATTTTAATGATATTTTAAACGATGATACTATTAAAATTGTTGTTGAAGTTATGGGAGGAATTGAGCCAGCTAGAGACTATATGATTAAATGTATGGATAAGAAAAAGCATATAGTAACTGCAAATAAAATGTTGCTTGCAACTGGTGGCGATGAGCTTTTTGAAAAGGCTGATGAAAAGGGAATAATGTTTAATTATGAAGCAAGTGTAGCTGGAGGAATTCCAATTATAAAGGGAATAGATGAAAGTCTTACTGCTAATAAAATAGAAACTCTTTATGGTATCGTAAATGGTACAACTAATTATATTTTAGGTAAAATGGAACTTGAAGATGCTGATTTTTCAGATGCTTTAAAGGAAGCTCAAGAAAAGGGTTATGCAGAAGCTGATCCTACATCAGATATTGAAGGCTTTGATGCTCAATATAAATTAGCAATACTTGCATCATTAGCTTTTGGATCAAAAATAGATGTGAAAAATGTATATAGAGAAGGTATAACTAAAATTGAAGCAGTTGATATGAAGTATGCTAAAGAATTTAAAATGGGAATTAAATTACTTGCAATTGCAAAAGAAATTAATGGTAAGATAGAACTTAGAGTTCATCCTACAATGATTCCTAAGAAACATCCACTTGCAAATGTTTATGATTCATATAATGCAGTATTTATAAAAGGAAATGCAGTTGGAGATGTAATGTTTTATGGAAGAGGAGCAGGAGATCTTCCAACAGGTAGTGCTGTAGTAAGTGATATTGTTTCTATAGTAAGAAGTAATGTTGATACAGAAAATCCTAATCCAGTAGTAAAGAACAACCTATGGAAAAGAGAAATTTTAGATATGGGTGATGTTGAAAGTAAATTCTACATCAGAGCTACAGTATTAGATGAATCAGGAGTTCTAGGAGAAATAACAGCAATACTTGGAAGACACAATGTAAGCATTCGTTCAGTTATACAAAAGGGCGATGAAGAAGAGGGTCAAGTAACAATTGTATTAGTTACTCATAGAACAAATGAAGCTCAAGTAAACAGTGCAATTAAAGAAATTACTAATTTAAAATCAGTTGACAAAATAGATAATATAATAAGAATAGAAGATTTTAAATAA
- a CDS encoding LCP family protein, which translates to MYANSKHSITISRSKHKWHKHRNKHSKKKKMPYKKIFFYITFILCLTLLGLLITTNENLSKINKVDINKNNFDLKADNSENNINETLSKTNNTIIKDTNITNIALLGIDETEGTAGRSDCIMILTIDNQNNKLKISSIIRDSYVTIPTINKKDKINHAYAFGGSQLALQTINQNFNLNLDKVIVVNFSSLPQIIDTFGGIQLKITSEELKYINNYIYNLNELNHTNSPNIVTSGNQLVDGTQSLAYCRIRYTDGGDFERSQRQRTLLSNLIEKCATIPLTEYPSLDDKIFPLIYTNLKKSELLTFAVNLNSSKSLTILQDRFPKDEDSSGKLIDGIYYYVFDKELTTKKIHQFIFSTD; encoded by the coding sequence TTGTATGCAAATAGTAAACATTCAATAACAATATCTAGAAGTAAACATAAATGGCATAAACATAGAAATAAACATTCAAAAAAGAAAAAAATGCCTTACAAAAAAATATTTTTTTATATAACATTTATACTATGTTTAACTCTTCTAGGATTATTAATTACAACAAATGAAAATTTGTCCAAAATAAACAAGGTAGATATTAATAAAAATAATTTTGACCTTAAAGCAGATAATAGTGAAAATAATATTAATGAGACTCTTTCCAAAACAAATAATACTATTATCAAAGACACTAATATAACAAATATAGCTCTATTAGGAATAGATGAAACCGAAGGAACTGCAGGCCGTTCAGATTGTATTATGATATTAACAATCGATAATCAGAATAACAAGTTAAAAATAAGCTCCATTATAAGAGATTCTTATGTAACCATTCCTACCATAAATAAGAAAGATAAAATAAACCATGCTTATGCTTTTGGTGGTTCGCAGCTTGCTCTTCAGACAATTAATCAAAATTTCAATTTAAACTTAGATAAAGTTATTGTTGTAAACTTTTCATCATTACCTCAAATAATAGATACCTTTGGCGGAATACAATTAAAAATAACAAGTGAAGAATTAAAATATATAAATAACTATATATACAATTTAAATGAACTTAATCACACTAATTCTCCTAATATTGTAACTTCAGGAAATCAACTTGTAGATGGAACACAATCATTAGCTTATTGCAGAATACGATATACAGATGGTGGAGATTTTGAGAGGAGTCAGAGACAGAGAACATTATTAAGTAACCTTATAGAAAAGTGTGCAACTATTCCATTAACAGAATATCCCTCTCTTGACGATAAAATTTTTCCTCTCATTTATACTAACTTAAAAAAATCAGAATTGCTTACCTTCGCTGTAAATTTAAATTCTTCTAAATCTTTAACCATATTGCAGGATAGATTTCCAAAAGATGAAGATAGTAGCGGAAAACTTATAGATGGAATTTACTATTATGTATTTGACAAAGAATTAACTACCAAGAAAATACATCAATTTATATTTTCAACAGATTAA
- a CDS encoding oligosaccharide flippase family protein has translation MDNKKFMLNSFFYFLTSILTQAINLILIPIYTRNMTSSEFGQYNLISSLQSLLSIFIILGIFSGVCRFFNEVEDKNKLKNVALTFSILWGLLCYFIFGYLLSSRIASIAFRNDILGNCYVKYIIINSILLCLISIYTSYYSMLYKVKKVCITNILQVFLTLCFTYYYLVVTQYGILGVYKAQLISFCIVFTILFILDIKNYKVILSKKDLKKMLSYGLGLTPGEISAWVLNLIDRYFIKGMINLSAVAVYSMGYKIGMLIEPLFLRPFKSSFTPFKFQAYKESDGKLRIKKMFTYFNFACWFIILGLSIFSDIAIKILSTEEYNQSYKIVVFIAFSYYLWGMAEFYALGLHIANKTFINSLISIISAGLNIVLNYLLIPRIGIYGAAISTCIAYLIANVLYYIMGRKYYNLGINLLESYKCGCIFLVLYSIYIIYKVTINNIFLELFLNVIICIVYVVLSIKLKVISYNNIKKLINIAKEKLALNNSERI, from the coding sequence ATGGATAATAAAAAATTTATGTTAAATTCTTTTTTTTATTTTCTGACATCAATTTTAACACAAGCTATTAATTTAATATTAATACCAATATATACAAGGAATATGACATCATCTGAGTTTGGTCAATATAATTTAATAAGTTCATTGCAAAGCTTATTAAGCATATTTATAATACTTGGAATATTTTCAGGTGTTTGCAGATTTTTCAATGAAGTTGAAGACAAAAATAAGCTTAAAAATGTAGCATTAACATTTTCAATATTATGGGGACTTTTATGTTACTTTATATTTGGATATTTATTAAGTAGTAGAATTGCTAGTATTGCTTTTAGGAATGATATATTAGGCAATTGTTATGTTAAATATATAATTATAAATTCTATATTATTATGTTTGATATCCATTTATACAAGTTATTATTCAATGTTATATAAGGTAAAGAAAGTTTGTATAACTAATATATTACAAGTGTTTTTAACATTATGCTTTACGTATTATTATTTAGTTGTAACACAATATGGTATTCTAGGAGTTTATAAAGCACAGCTCATTTCTTTTTGTATAGTGTTCACTATATTATTTATTTTAGATATAAAAAATTATAAAGTTATTTTATCAAAAAAAGATTTGAAAAAAATGCTCAGTTATGGTCTTGGGCTTACTCCAGGTGAAATATCAGCATGGGTTCTAAATCTAATTGATAGATATTTTATAAAAGGAATGATTAATTTAAGTGCAGTAGCAGTATATTCTATGGGTTATAAAATAGGAATGTTAATAGAACCATTGTTTTTAAGACCATTTAAATCTTCATTTACACCATTTAAATTTCAAGCTTATAAAGAAAGTGATGGAAAATTAAGAATTAAAAAAATGTTTACTTACTTTAATTTTGCATGTTGGTTTATTATTTTAGGATTATCAATTTTTTCTGATATTGCAATAAAAATATTGTCTACAGAAGAATATAATCAATCTTATAAAATAGTTGTATTTATTGCATTTTCATATTATTTATGGGGCATGGCAGAATTTTATGCATTAGGACTTCATATAGCAAATAAAACGTTTATAAATTCGTTAATTTCGATTATATCAGCTGGACTTAATATTGTATTAAACTATTTATTAATTCCTAGAATTGGGATATATGGTGCTGCAATTTCAACATGTATAGCATATTTAATTGCTAATGTTCTATATTATATTATGGGACGAAAATATTATAACCTTGGTATAAATTTATTAGAATCTTATAAATGTGGTTGTATATTTTTAGTGTTATATTCTATTTATATTATATATAAAGTTACCATTAATAATATATTCTTAGAATTATTTTTAAATGTAATTATATGTATAGTATATGTTGTTTTAAGCATAAAGCTTAAAGTTATTTCTTATAACAATATAAAAAAATTAATTAATATTGCTAAGGAAAAACTTGCCTTGAATAATAGTGAAAGGATATAG
- a CDS encoding GNAT family N-acetyltransferase — MQIKIISTTNEFLKLKEDWERLQSQDKDVTYYSTFEYNWTWWDIYRNDKNKKLFILVVEANKIVIGIAPLIIEKVNKKILSYRNIRFLGKGDYLGIIIDRTSNIKYGNIINEIFKFIESKNQYFERIILTHIKNDSRLAAYILRNKRYNKYFKYLIECPILKYKKFNTYDVYKKEFVTRNDKRYRNVLQREVGYNFKVVFNNKEEVYEKISELHIREQEYLLKNKGRKERKSSYSDIFFSKFIRKLYNNNSKVITFKIEDLNGDLLIYTTCYLYKRVLHAWNSAYNPKYEKYHLGKIINLEMIKYIFENNIADILDFGAGRYPWKFEWTDDFIFNYQLDMWNEKTIKGKLLKKYMILRKIKFIWRQNG, encoded by the coding sequence ATGCAGATAAAAATAATCTCAACAACTAATGAATTTTTAAAATTAAAAGAAGACTGGGAGAGGCTTCAATCTCAGGATAAGGATGTAACATATTATAGTACATTCGAATATAATTGGACATGGTGGGATATATATAGGAATGATAAAAATAAGAAATTATTTATATTGGTAGTAGAAGCAAATAAGATTGTAATTGGAATTGCTCCTTTAATTATAGAAAAAGTAAATAAAAAAATATTATCATACAGAAATATTAGATTTTTAGGCAAAGGTGATTATCTTGGAATAATAATAGACAGAACTTCTAATATAAAATATGGAAATATCATAAATGAAATATTTAAGTTTATAGAATCAAAAAATCAATATTTTGAGAGAATTATATTAACGCATATCAAGAATGACTCAAGATTAGCAGCATATATACTAAGAAATAAACGATACAACAAATATTTCAAGTATTTGATTGAATGTCCAATTTTGAAATATAAAAAATTTAATACCTATGATGTATATAAGAAAGAATTTGTTACTAGAAATGACAAAAGATATAGAAATGTATTACAAAGAGAAGTAGGATATAATTTCAAAGTAGTATTTAATAATAAGGAAGAAGTTTATGAAAAAATATCAGAGCTTCATATAAGAGAACAAGAGTACTTATTAAAAAATAAAGGAAGAAAAGAAAGAAAAAGTTCTTACAGTGATATATTTTTTTCGAAATTTATAAGGAAACTATACAATAATAATTCTAAGGTTATAACATTTAAAATTGAAGATCTTAATGGAGATCTTTTAATATATACTACATGTTACTTATACAAAAGAGTTTTGCATGCATGGAATTCAGCATACAATCCTAAATATGAAAAGTATCATTTGGGTAAAATAATTAACTTAGAGATGATAAAATATATTTTTGAAAATAATATAGCTGATATTTTGGATTTTGGAGCTGGTAGGTATCCTTGGAAATTTGAGTGGACAGATGATTTTATATTTAATTATCAGTTAGACATGTGGAATGAAAAAACTATAAAGGGAAAATTGCTAAAAAAATATATGATATTAAGAAAAATAAAATTTATTTGGAGACAAAATGGATAA
- a CDS encoding NAD-dependent epimerase/dehydratase family protein, which produces MKVLVTGGAGFIGSSIVDMLIDKNYEVCIIDNMSHGKKENVNNKATFYNMDIRNSKIINIFLKEKPDYVIHEAAQISINNSIKKPLEDAEINILGTINILEACKSVGVKKIIYPASAAIFGEPKYLPIDEKHPLDMISPYGVSKHTVEHYLSVYKELYGIEYVCLRYSNVYGPRQDSSGEGGVVAIFCDKIMKNETPIIYGDGEQIRDFVYVNDVARVNVLALELNKSGIYNVCTNTKTSINKLFKCMKNNFAVDIKPVCVEERTGDIRDSYMSYNKIYDEFGWKPEFNLEEGIRNIKEYMDNNV; this is translated from the coding sequence TTGAAAGTATTAGTAACAGGTGGGGCAGGTTTTATTGGTTCAAGTATTGTTGATATGTTAATTGATAAAAATTATGAAGTTTGTATCATAGATAATATGTCACATGGTAAAAAAGAAAATGTAAATAATAAAGCAACATTTTACAATATGGATATTAGGAATTCTAAAATAATTAACATATTTTTAAAAGAAAAGCCAGATTATGTAATACATGAAGCAGCACAGATATCTATAAACAATTCCATAAAAAAACCGTTAGAAGATGCTGAAATAAATATTTTAGGTACAATTAATATTTTAGAAGCATGTAAAAGTGTTGGTGTTAAAAAGATTATTTATCCAGCATCTGCAGCTATTTTTGGAGAACCAAAGTATTTACCTATAGATGAAAAACATCCTTTAGATATGATATCTCCATATGGGGTGTCTAAACATACAGTTGAGCATTATTTAAGTGTGTATAAAGAGCTTTATGGTATAGAATATGTGTGTTTAAGATATTCAAATGTTTATGGACCAAGGCAAGATTCATCTGGTGAAGGCGGGGTGGTTGCAATATTTTGCGATAAAATTATGAAAAATGAAACACCAATTATATATGGAGATGGGGAACAAATTAGAGATTTTGTTTATGTTAATGATGTAGCAAGAGTAAATGTACTAGCTTTAGAATTAAATAAATCAGGAATATATAATGTTTGTACAAATACAAAAACGTCAATAAATAAATTATTTAAGTGTATGAAAAATAACTTTGCTGTAGATATAAAACCTGTATGTGTAGAGGAAAGAACAGGAGATATAAGGGATAGTTATATGTCTTATAATAAGATATATGATGAATTTGGGTGGAAGCCTGAATTTAATTTAGAAGAAGGTATAAGGAATATTAAGGAGTATATGGATAATAATGTGTAA